Sequence from the Solea senegalensis isolate Sse05_10M linkage group LG1, IFAPA_SoseM_1, whole genome shotgun sequence genome:
TGTGGCTGTGTAAGACAGTGTGTTCACTTTCCTgctatgcatttattttttcttgcaCTGAAATTATGTTATTAAAATACCATTTGAAGCCCTTTACATCAACATTGAGGCACTGTTTTATTACAATGATTGTTGCTGATAATGATAGCGAGTGATTTCTCCTCATAATCACTTCCATgttgtaaacaaatgttttttttaaaccaacaatGGTCCAAATATGTTTCTGTATCAAAGCTAGCAGTAACAGCTTCTggtccaaataaataaaagtcacatcAAGTCCAACAACTTCACTCCACTTTAATGTTGATTCAATGTTAtgtagaaaacaacaaagtgggTGGGGAACTACTGCATGTAACCATCACTATTCATTAAGATCAAGAGCATAGAATTTTATTGTAAAATTCATTATAATTTAGAAATCACAGCAGTAGaatcatgaacagaaacattagtACAGCCACCAAAAGTTGAGATTCTGGATGAAGCTACTTTTCACTTCTTAGTTCAAGTCAAGCAGTTcatataaacatttaataaagtacACGAGTGCTAATGCAAACTGGAGGAAAAATCCCAAACCTATTTGACTTGTATTTCCATTACTATAATGCCTCGATTATACCAATACACAGGGGAAAAAGCCACACATCACTCCAATTATAAAAGCATGAAAAGCAAGACGAGACATGATATCAGTGATACAAAATGTTTTGCAAGTACTAACTCCTGTTAGGACCACAAGAAGCACAGGTCTCGTGccagaggattaaaaaaagaaaaaaaaaaaaaaaaaagataatttgtagagcaaaaaaaatcaacttaagATAATTTGTAGAGCAAAATGTCCCTTCTGTTTCAGTTTTGGCTTCTAGACGTCAGACTGACCCAAGTTCACTTTGGAGGGGAGTGGCCCAGCCTCTTCTTCTGCCCCTTTGGAAGTGACGATCAGTAAGGAGGATGCTGGATATGGAATCAGTTTCTTTTCCTTGATGTCTCCATCACCATAGATGCTTAGTTTCTGAAAGGCAATAATAAAacgtcaataaaaaaaaaagcatgccaAGAAAGCATCTCAAAAGGTGATAAACCCCAACCTTCTCCATGTTAGTCGATGAGCAAACCtaaaaattctgtttttaaataagttaTGTTAGGAGTTACTTGATGCAATAAAAATATGGTTAATGGTCATGACCGACACAGAAACCCACTCAAGACTCATGTTTGGTGGAGTTGGTTTTCTACAATCAAACATGCACTTCCCCGGCATGTGCTGGAGCTCCTCCCAGTCGTTTGTCGACATTCTTGCTCCGCATAAGTCATCaggatcattggtctgattggttgagCGGTTGCAAACACCAGACTGCATCGCAATCACACAACAATAGACGACGGGGTGGACAAATCTCAAACACCCTGAATCTCCATATAAACATTTCCATACCAAGATTAAGCTTGTATCACAGGCAGTGTGGCACTTACCTCAGCTGGTACATACTGGTCTACAGCAGTTGCCACAGTGGCACAGCAGATCCAGATCAGGACCAACACAGACAGGATCAGAGTTGTGCTCAGGATCCATCCTGGTAGCCAAGGGTTCCTATAAAGACGATGCAAATATTCATCCTGTGCACTGCCATTGCAATTAGAAATTCCCCACTGGTAATAATGTGACAAACATCCGTCTCAGTTGAGTTTAATTAAGATGTGAACACACCCGATATTCATCAGCTGACCTCCACTACTTCAGTATTTCATATTAACAGACTTTTATAGGATTTTTGCACAGCCACAACTCATCAATCCATATGATgcgatgacagacagacagacagacagacaggacaaaAAGAACTGACAAACAAAACGGCCGTCTTCATTGATTACCCGATAATAAAGTTACTACCCGCTCTGAATAAAGTGTAGGCTGAGGGTGCGTGATAACCAACTGACCTCGAAAGACAGCCAAACAGGCCATATTCATCGTCCCCGGTCAAGTCTCGGTCCCTCTCCTGAATAAAAGAGCGTTGGTATTCTTTGTAAACTGGTCTGCTCAGCTCAGGGACTAGAAAATGAGAAATAAGAGgtgaaatattcatatttatttatttatttcccttgGGGCCTTAGAAGAACTAATAGATGACCTCAATGCAAGTGCTTTTAAGAACATATGCCATTTAATATTTGTCCGGTCAATAACAATATCTAAAACTAAAATGTTACTTTCTCAGTGCTTTCTTTTGTATGACAACTAAAGATATGAAACCATTTCCCCCAGTTTGACAAGACAAATATAATTAAGGATGTATCATTagtggagggttttttttcaacctGTAGAATAGGACACGACTACTGATTTGCACCAGTTAGAAGattcaacattttattgtaaaagcGTTACTGTTACAGCAACACAATGGATGTCTGTGGCACAGAAGAATGTTCTTTTATATTCCACAGGGTCTGATAATAAGATACATTgaattttatgttaaatgtttatttagaaGATTGcctaaaaacaaaagagaaacatcaCTAGCTATACCCTAACATGAAAGCGGAGTGTAAGAATATTGTGTGGAAGACTTACAGCTTTTTTCTTGCTCCACATTGTCGTCGTTTTCAATCGAAAACAGGGAGAAAAACTTGACTTCTGGCACAGACTGTTGAAAGACAGAACAAGGTTGTGAAGTATTCCAACAGAGTGTATTTTTCAAACCGGAGTAagtttaaaagaccaagttttgttttttctttctctctcagatcaaTACCTGGAAAATTACAACTTTGCCATCATCAGCCTGTAGGTAGAATGTCCATGTTGAAGTGATGAAGCTGTGAGCCTGATTCATCATATCATCCCAGAGTCCTCTGACAAGAGTCAGGGGGTAGAGCATGTGAATCCTGGGCATCATGGCTTCCAACTGCAGAAACAAGCAGTGCTGAGTACACTCTTACATAGTGGGATACTCAATACAGACAAGTGTGTGACTATTGCATATGCATACCTGctcctgtctctgctctgcaAATGGAAGCTGATTCTGACAGCCCAGGTTGCATGCATACTGCTCATCAGACTGTGTGTAGGCTTCATGACAGGCTGTGAAAGTATGGAGGTTACAAGCAGATGGTAAGACAGGTGTGTACACACTGGCCCAATTATACACTACTGTATGTATGCTGAGCACTTGTATATCGCTAGACACGATAAACATGAAAAGTGCAAGGGTTTTCTGTCCGTTCTCTACCAGGATATTACTTTTTACAAACAGTCTTAAGTGAAAGTAAACCTTTCAGATCCAGTGTGCACCATTGTAGAGGGTTTATGGGCAACAATTTAAACCAACTCTgataaatgtgctttaaaatggTTTTCATAGCATTAAGTGTGGCTACAATGGTCAATTATTAACCAACTACTGAagtaattgtcaactattttgataattgattaagcgttgaggtttttttttgtcatcaaaaCAAGCCTCTTTTCAGCTActttctggattctttgctccatagaattaataataaaaactgtataatttttatttatgtacgaaacaagacatttgtgaacatGGGGAAACGGACATTTCAGAATATTTTATGGGCcacaatcaataaaataaatgactgatccactgattatgaaaatgatcattagtTGCATCTGTAGCAAAACACTTTTTATATGTACACCTTAAATGGTGttaatattttacttttcatacttggatatttaaaaacactccaTTTTGCATTTGTATATTTCATATCCTAGTGTAGTACTGTCTGCTGTGCTCCAGACCCAGCTGCTGTAACAAGTTAACAAAATtaataaagtcaaatctaatctaaCGTGGCCACGTTTCTAAAGCAGCTCAAACAGACATGTGTTTTGCATATGACACAGAGGCTGAGTGGCATGCCACACATAAACCCAATACATAAAccaacaaggcaatcagagatgggtTAGGgttcaccccattcacacaacaagcctctgtcagcCTCTGTTGGTTATGTTGGTCATAATAGCAAGGggcggaaacacaaacagacagacagatacacagagccactaaaacaATAGTGGAGGAAACAGTAGAAAGACTAGGAGTGTTCAAATAATTTCTGTATGTAAGGCAACTGTGTCCCTGATGTAAGGCAGGGAGATTGAGATGTATGCGCAAATAATCCATAAATTGCATTTTACAGTCTTAACATTAGGCGTTATGAATTCGTTCACACTGGGTcttaaagtaataataattaaatcatgAGATGTCAGATGTTTGAAGAGATGTGGGcgagtgagacacagacagtacAGTTCTATTAATTGTCCCATTCCTATCCATAGCTCTAGTATAGGTGTATAACGAGATAAAGAGGGGAACTCACTGGATTCGCACGATGACTTGGTTTTATTCAGGTCGTCGCCGTCACGAACAAACTGACAAATGGAGAAGAGACGGCAGCCTCTCTGACACGCGTAGAGTTCCTCttcctgcaaaaacaaaccagaGGACGGTGAACGACAAAGTCGACGCACTTTACACGTTTGAGTTGTGTCAAAACACCACGTCGGAGACAGCGTTCGATTCCACGGAGTGTTTGTAAACAGTGAGGGAGATAAGTAGCCTGCTTTAGCTTCAGCGTTGATAAGCTAACGCTATCAGACGATGAGCACTCACCCGCGGATAAGTGTGCAAACTGTAGGTCATTTCACATGATTTGTGGCAAGAGACGGTGCTTCCCAAAACACTGTCGAACACTTCTGAGGATGCCGATGAGCGCGAGAGCGCCACGAAGAGTAccaagaagcagcagcagacggaGCCGGAGTGAGTCCCCATTTTGTCCTCGAAaatctaaacaaacacacagcgcttctcttcctcctctttaaGCAGTCTGTAATCTCGCGAGATTACCCATGTGTcttgtgatgtgttcaggtgttCCTTGTAAAGTCATTCACCAGCCCTTCCTTCTcaattctttttcttctttccacttgtattattgtttaataGTGTTCTGCATTACATGTTATGTCATGCGCTTTATTTCTGTAATTAGGCCTCAATTGTCTACTCTGATTATAATtttataatgtataaaaaatgaattattgatTATACAAATGATCTACTATgactttaaatatgtaaatacaaatgtgtaaCAGTATTTTGCCTGAGTCATGtggtgggctgtttatttcttctttactGTATGGGAGAATAATATTTGTTACAGTCATTTCTTAGctggtgtgaccccgcctatcgtcctgtcagctgagactggcacaatattgagctctcaaagtaacccCATCATCACCAACGCTAAAAAACAGTGGTGtagctctctcatcatcctcctcttcctcacatatgcTAAACTGGGTTAAAAtagagcgagagataaggtgacatTAAGTTAAGTTGTTTAATGTTCTACTCTCTGATCACATCAACAGTAGTGATTTCCCTCCAAGTACCACTGACACAacgcgtaccacagtttgagaaccatgacaGTGAAGAATATAAAGCGTTGTGACCAGCTGAGCACAGAAGAATGAGACCAgcaaacatcatcaacatcagaagcactgtctttttgtttattGCACAAATTGTACACATTTCCAACTCAACTGgtaaaatacaattttaggCAGTGGTGGAAAGATTTTTCCATCAAAAGCTTCAGTATGTATAGAAGATGCCAAAAATAGCCAGTGGGAAAAATTCTGAATATCACTGTCTCTATTGATGGATTGAAGTATAGaaagaaaatactgttttttttttcctcatgagAAAGAATCTAAACTTCAATCAACACCTACAAGGACAGTGTTTCTGGTCATTACAGAGGGATGTCATTCATAAAAGGAAACATGGAGCCtcgagtctttttttttcctcttgaatTTAAAAGTACTTTGTTCTCATATAGAATATAAACCTCTGCATCAATTACCAATCAAATGTTtcaatctgttttttcttctttgaagtCAAACAGCATTtgctaaagtttttttttttttacagttttaatatatatttatatatgtacatataaattCAACTAACTAGGGTTCTcatagaaaatgagaaaaagctGGACTTTATCGCTCTCACACAACAAATGACTGGCAAGCATATTGACCCCTGCCGACCCCCGTCCTCCTCTCTGCGCCCGTGTTGACACGGCATGAGACAGAAGAGACATCCGACCTGCCTCAAATGTGACTTAGCATCGCACACATAATTTGTTTTAACAGAACTGCAAGAACGAGTGGAGTCCATGATCATTCCAGTCTCAACTGTCTCACAGGAAGGACGTGTTTCAGTTGATCCAGGTCAGCTCTGCtctcaaaaagaagaaaactaaaatgaagTCTGTATTTTCTTATGCACATGCTGAAAACCATTTCTTCCTTGAAGTCAAGATTCTCTGGTCATCAGGACTGAGAGTTGGTGggtggacatgaggaaggaggacgaggaggagtaGAGGAGAGGCTGGTGGAAGCAAAAATTAAACCTCTTTC
This genomic interval carries:
- the tmem59 gene encoding transmembrane protein 59, translating into MGTHSGSVCCCFLVLFVALSRSSASSEVFDSVLGSTVSCHKSCEMTYSLHTYPREEELYACQRGCRLFSICQFVRDGDDLNKTKSSCESTCHEAYTQSDEQYACNLGCQNQLPFAEQRQEQLEAMMPRIHMLYPLTLVRGLWDDMMNQAHSFITSTWTFYLQADDGKVVIFQSVPEVKFFSLFSIENDDNVEQEKSFPELSRPVYKEYQRSFIQERDRDLTGDDEYGLFGCLSRNPWLPGWILSTTLILSVLVLIWICCATVATAVDQYVPAEKLSIYGDGDIKEKKLIPYPASSLLIVTSKGAEEEAGPLPSKVNLGQSDV